In the Lysobacter stagni genome, AGGCCGTGCTGTTGCTGCATTCCATCGACAGCTCGCCCTTGTCGCGCACCAGGCGCCAGGTGACCTGCTTGATCGAGCTGGCCGGATCACCCAGCAACCCGACCGGACGGTAGAGAATCTTGACGCGGGTACGAACTGCAAACTGCAGATAGTTCTTCGTGTCCTCACCCGGCTTCGGCGAGATCTCGAGCACGTTGAGCCAGAAGATGGATTCACGATCTTGCGGCACGTTGCCACCGGTGAACAGGATGCGCAGCGCCTGTCCTTTGCCCGGGTCCACTCGCGAGAGCGGCGGCGTCAGGATGAACGGAGCCTTGGCGGTTTCGGCGGTGGCTTTCGCATCGCCATCGTCGATCCACGCCTGCACCATGCGGGGCGTATCGCCCACGTTGTTCATGTGAACGGTGACTTCCCGTTCGTTCGCAGGGTAGATCACGCGCGTGCCGACCAGCTGCATGCCCGCGT is a window encoding:
- a CDS encoding fimbrial biogenesis chaperone is translated as WCRRGRHHRSFRGPALQRDSPMKLFYQTTLALMMTAVGCFSAAHAGMQLVGTRVIYPANEREVTVHMNNVGDTPRMVQAWIDDGDAKATAETAKAPFILTPPLSRVDPGKGQALRILFTGGNVPQDRESIFWLNVLEISPKPGEDTKNYLQFAVRTRVKILYRPVGLLGDPASSIKQVTWRLVRDKGELSMECSNSTAYNVNLAEVRLKDAAPDTSIGKGGTCPAKGREVFPLKGGSDNGKVVYRAIDDYGAYIDGEAAYSR